One genomic window of Scylla paramamosain isolate STU-SP2022 chromosome 20, ASM3559412v1, whole genome shotgun sequence includes the following:
- the LOC135110575 gene encoding probable RNA-binding protein 19 gives MSRIVVKNLPKQISQEELKNHFSLKGSITDVRLIHKNGEFRRYAFIGYEGEGDASAACDYFHNTFIKQARVMVEMCHDYSSKERPESWAEKKKKNKEKKSNKSQLKEASTNNNNETETKKEGKKKKERKKDEDSLKEKLLGQYKDDPSFTEFLKADKKGAKEGEGAAVFAEQESSSEAEEEEDQEEEEEKEDKLAQKKNVSDQDYLKSLMKTETQDKDHIEGKKPLKKKEKKEFYTVVIRATEMCKTKQSNSRTFTKKAVKAFLKPLKFKSLRIPKNARMVAYVGFKTEKEMKQSLQKDKSFLDGVRVHIVKHEKPSGNGDTSNQNTNTPWTAKEEALKQAEPVAESGKLFVRNLWYSVTEELLQELFQKYGEVTDITLPICKHTRRAKGFATITFLFPEHAVKAMTELDGTNFKGRILHILPAIEPETKEQQKENLSFKEKKAQEKKATAGSWHNWNTLFMGSSAVVDIMAERYNRSKQEILDSEGKQSVAVNLALGETQVVDETKRFLEENGVSLEAFSSPGVQRSKTVFLVKNLPARTTAKELVELFSKFGELGRVVLPPSGVTGIVEFLDSGEAKKAFRNLAYSKFKSLPLYLEWAPIQVFKTDFVAKPEETEEEDKKKTEVDEITKKEEPSADSHLAPEPDTTVYVKNLNFSTTEDMLKQHFEKIGLIASVLIAKRRGESQGYGFVQFLRKADAKKALREMNESTLEDHKLQIKLSEKTLVTNLKSARKMHDAGKQTSSKIMVKNIPFQATPKEVRQLFVIFGELKSVRLPLKPGSNEHRGFGFVDYVSRQDAKKAFEALGLSTHLYDRRLVLEWAKEDETVEELRKRTAEHFLGGGPTKKKTKVQIDSKKNEDSDDD, from the exons ATGTCTAGAATAGTGGTGAAGAACCTTCCTAAACAG ATAAGTCAAGAGGAACTAAAGAACCACTTCAGTCTGAAGGGAAGCATCACAGATGTAAGATTGATCCACAAAAATGGGGAGTTTCGCCGGTATGCTTTCATCGGCTATGAGGGCGAGGGTGATGCCAGTGCAGCATGTGACTACTTCCACAACACCTTCATCAAGCAGGCCAGGGTGATGGTGGAGATGTGTCATGACTACA GCAGTAAAGAAAGGCCGGAGTCATGggcagagaagaaaaagaaaaacaaagaaaaaaaatccaacaaatCACAATTGAAGGAGGCaagtacaaacaacaacaatgaaacagagactaagaaagaaggaaagaaaaagaaagagaggaaaaaagatgaagactcCTTGAAAGAAAAGTTACTTGGACAGTACAAGGATGACCCAAGCTTTACTGAGTTTCTGAAAGCCGACAAGAAGGGGGcaaaggagggggaaggtgcTGCAGTATTTGCTGAGCAGGAGAGCAGCagtgaagcagaggaggaggaggaccaggaggaggaagaagagaaagaagacaaactaGCTCAAAAAAAGAATGTCTCAGACCAAGAT TATTTGAAGAGCCTGATGAAAACAGAGACCCAAGACAAGGATCACATAGAAGGCAAAAAACCATTGAAGAAAAAG gaGAAAAAGGAATTCTACACAGTGGTGATACGAGCTACAGAAATGTGTAAAACCAAGCAGAGCAACAGCCGAACCTTCACTAAGAAGGCTGTTAAGGCCTTTCTAAAGCCCCTCAAGTTCAAGAGTCTGAGGATACCCAAGAATGCAAGGATGGTTGCTTATGTAGGCTtcaagacagagaaggaaatgaagcagTCACTGCAGAAAGATAAGAGTTTCCTGG ATGGAGTCAGAGTTCACATTGTCAAGCATGAGAAGCCCTCAGGCAATGGTGACACTAGCAACCAAAACACCAACACCCCTTGGACTGCAAAGGAGGAGGCATTGAAGCAGGCAGAACCTGTGGCAGAGTCCGGCAAACTGTTTGTGCGAAATCTCTGGTACTCTGTCACAGAGGAGCTTCTGCAGGAACTGTTTCAGAAATATG GAGAGGTTACAGACATCACCCTGCCCATCTGTAAGCACACACGCCGGGCCAAGGGCTTTGCCACCATCACTTTCCTATTCCCAGAGCATGCAGTGAAGGCAATGACTGAGCTGGATGGCACAAACTTCAAGGGGAGAATACTGCACATTCTGCCAGCCATTGAACCCGAGACCAAGGAGCAACAGAAAG AAAACCTGAGCTTCAAAGAGAAGAAAGCCCAGGAAAAGAAGGCCACTGCGGGATCCTGGCACAACTGGAACACCTTGTTCATGGGCAGCAGCGCCGTGGTGGATATCATGGCTGAGCGTTACAACAGGTCCAAGCAAGAG ATTCTCGACTCTGAAGGTAAACAGAGTGTTGCTGTCAACCTTGCCTTGGGGGAGACTCAGGTGGTGGATGAAACAAAGCG CTTTTTAGAAGAGAATGGAGTGTCCTTGGAGGCGTTCTCTAGCCCTGGTGTTCAGCGTTCCAAAACTGTCTTCCTGGTGAAAAATCTTCCTGCCAGAACTACCGCCAAAGAACTGGTGGAACTGTTCAGCAAGTTTGGTGAGCTGGGCCGTGTGGTTCTTCCTCCCTCTGGCGTGACAG GCATTGTTGAGTTTCTGGACTCTGGTGAAGCAAAGAAAGCATTCCGCAATTTAGCCTACTCCAAGTTCAAAAGCCTGCCACTTTACTTGGAATGGGCACCAATCCAAGTGTTCAAGACAGACTTTGTAGCCAAACCAGAGGAgactgaggaagaagacaagaagaagactGAAG TTgatgaaattaccaaaaaagaagaGCCATCAGCAGATTCTCACCTGGCACCTGAACCAGACACCACTGTATATGTCAAGAACCTGAACTTTTCTACAACAGAAGACATGCTCAAACAG CACTTTGAGAAAATTGGACTCATTGCCTCAGTGTTGATAGCCAAGCGACGTGGAGAGTCTCAGGGTTATGGGTTTGTGCAATTCCTGAGGAAAGCAGATGCCAAGAAAGCTTTAAGAGAGATGAACGAGTCAACCCTTGAAGACCACAAGCTTCAGATCAAGCTGTCAGAGAAGACTTTGGT GACTAATCTGAAGAGTGCAAGGAAGATGCATGACGCAGGGAAACAGACTTCTTCTAAGATAATGGTGAAGAACATTCCCTTCCAGGCCACACCCAAGGAAGTGAGACAGTTGTTTGT AATATTTGGTGAGCTGAAATCTGTCCGTCTGCCTCTGAAACCAGGGAGCAATGAGCACCGAGGGTTTGGCTTTGTTGATTATGTGTCCAGACAGGATGCCAAG
- the LOC135110578 gene encoding uncharacterized protein LOC135110578 isoform X1: protein MADENTIQQTDPEIVPVPEQTQDGVPPVCKSRLFTWRLLGAVLALLVVLGWVFIIVMLILEEKWQLVLVAWLLLYSAAHFCYWYCKRHSLLSLRRQQIRLRVLTRIGESSEKVDDTPPTYDEVMDTEAPPPAYFTVVEETQKASGSSSSLESMSAPAMGVATVSGMVHQDAAATEAKEYLQRPPAYQTPRHMRKISPRILPGVHQLRAPTDSAVTATAAATAIATVAAAVTATTPTQVADETEALEEDPIRGPIVRHLRSTTIATLDVSSTEDVTPSVTRSASGHDDEEIDLQAPTTAIPGFP, encoded by the exons ATGGCTGATGAAAATACAATACAGCAAACGGACCCTGAGATTGTCCCAGTCCCCGAGCAGACCCAGGACGGCGTGCCTCCAGTGTGCAAGTCGCGACTGTTTACGTGGCGCTTGCTGGGGGCGGTGCTGGCCCTCCTGGTAGTGTTGGGGTGGGTCTTCATCATCGTTATGCTCATCCTTGAGGAAAAATGGCAACTAGTATTGGTGGCGTGGCTCCTCCTCTACTCCGCCGCCCACTTCTGCTACTGGTACTGCAAGCGGCacagcctcctctccctccgcagACAG CAGATCCGCCTGCGTGTGTTGACCCGCATTGGCGAGTCCAGCGAGAAGGTAGATGACACGCCGCCCACTTACGACGAGGTGATGGATACGGAGGCGCCGCCCCCCGCCTACTTTACCGTCGTTGAAGAAACTCAGAAGGCCTCcggctcctcctcatccctcgaAAGCATGTCCGCCCCAGCGATGGGCGTGGCCACAGTCTCCGGCATGGTGCACCAGGATGCCGCAGCCACCGAGGCGAAAGAGTACCTGCAGCGTCCCCCGGCGTACCAGACGCCGAGGCATATGAGGAAGATTTCGCCGCGGATATTGCCCGGGGTGCACCAGCTCCGCGCACCCACGGACTCCGCCGTCacagccaccgccgccgccacagccaTCGCCACAGTGGCCGCCGCCGTCACTGCCACCACGCCCACCCAAGTCGCTGACGAGACGGAGGCGCTGGAGGAGGATCCGATCCGAGGCCCTATCGTGAGGCACTTGAGGTCGACGACCATCGCTACGTTGGATGTGTCGTCGACCGAAGACGTGACTCCGTCAGTAACAAGAAGCGCCTCTGGGCACGATGACGAGGAAATTGACCTTCAGGCACCGACCACCGCCATCCCAGGCTTCCCCTAG
- the LOC135110578 gene encoding uncharacterized protein LOC135110578 isoform X2, which produces MADENTIQQTDPEIVPVPEQTQDGVPPVCKSRLFTWRLLGAVLALLVVLGWVFIIVMLILEEKWQLVLVAWLLLYSAAHFCYWYCKRHSLLSLRRQIRLRVLTRIGESSEKVDDTPPTYDEVMDTEAPPPAYFTVVEETQKASGSSSSLESMSAPAMGVATVSGMVHQDAAATEAKEYLQRPPAYQTPRHMRKISPRILPGVHQLRAPTDSAVTATAAATAIATVAAAVTATTPTQVADETEALEEDPIRGPIVRHLRSTTIATLDVSSTEDVTPSVTRSASGHDDEEIDLQAPTTAIPGFP; this is translated from the exons ATGGCTGATGAAAATACAATACAGCAAACGGACCCTGAGATTGTCCCAGTCCCCGAGCAGACCCAGGACGGCGTGCCTCCAGTGTGCAAGTCGCGACTGTTTACGTGGCGCTTGCTGGGGGCGGTGCTGGCCCTCCTGGTAGTGTTGGGGTGGGTCTTCATCATCGTTATGCTCATCCTTGAGGAAAAATGGCAACTAGTATTGGTGGCGTGGCTCCTCCTCTACTCCGCCGCCCACTTCTGCTACTGGTACTGCAAGCGGCacagcctcctctccctccgcagACAG ATCCGCCTGCGTGTGTTGACCCGCATTGGCGAGTCCAGCGAGAAGGTAGATGACACGCCGCCCACTTACGACGAGGTGATGGATACGGAGGCGCCGCCCCCCGCCTACTTTACCGTCGTTGAAGAAACTCAGAAGGCCTCcggctcctcctcatccctcgaAAGCATGTCCGCCCCAGCGATGGGCGTGGCCACAGTCTCCGGCATGGTGCACCAGGATGCCGCAGCCACCGAGGCGAAAGAGTACCTGCAGCGTCCCCCGGCGTACCAGACGCCGAGGCATATGAGGAAGATTTCGCCGCGGATATTGCCCGGGGTGCACCAGCTCCGCGCACCCACGGACTCCGCCGTCacagccaccgccgccgccacagccaTCGCCACAGTGGCCGCCGCCGTCACTGCCACCACGCCCACCCAAGTCGCTGACGAGACGGAGGCGCTGGAGGAGGATCCGATCCGAGGCCCTATCGTGAGGCACTTGAGGTCGACGACCATCGCTACGTTGGATGTGTCGTCGACCGAAGACGTGACTCCGTCAGTAACAAGAAGCGCCTCTGGGCACGATGACGAGGAAATTGACCTTCAGGCACCGACCACCGCCATCCCAGGCTTCCCCTAG